From the Halalkalicoccus sp. CGA53 genome, one window contains:
- a CDS encoding BCCT family transporter produces the protein MADAGGPRSSEGFLEELDPVVFVFGALLTLGVIGTFFASPGTVESAIGVLNTVFLEYLNWALLVIVFLVVLFLLFLIVGPWGKITFGDDPPEYSFLSFFAMLYSAGFAAGVVFWGPTEALFYYDNPSPLFDVSSQSGAAMSIAVQQTLFHWALPQLAVFTIMGIAIGYFAYNYENVPLRVSSALTPILGKDNLDGPAAKAIDILAVFATIGGVATSLGFIGSQFVEGLSFQWGVDLGDTGIILVVTTMTLLFTISMVLGVDKGIRRLSNFNMILFGILLVATLLVGPTIFLVLLGTQALGGMISDFVAMSLFTGAGVEGGTEWANAWTVFYWAWALSWSPFAGLFIARISRGRTVREVAFTGIVATSAATIPWFVSLGGTAVWAQHNDVADFTAVMAGDVGAEATGFIMFEAFPLGTVFMVAFMILVTTFFITSADSSTLAVSMMTTGGKAKPSNLNRIFWGVVLGMTAAILMILGGVDALQSAAIITGGPFAFVCFLAMLGLIKEFGSSYGRVLLQDETVLIGKSRERAPTDTLPGDDD, from the coding sequence ATGGCTGACGCCGGCGGGCCGAGGTCGTCCGAGGGCTTTCTCGAAGAGCTCGACCCGGTCGTCTTCGTCTTCGGCGCGCTGTTGACCCTCGGGGTGATCGGGACCTTCTTCGCGAGCCCGGGAACCGTCGAGAGCGCCATCGGCGTGCTGAACACGGTCTTCCTCGAGTACCTGAACTGGGCGCTCCTGGTGATCGTCTTCCTGGTCGTCCTCTTCCTGCTCTTCCTGATCGTCGGGCCCTGGGGGAAGATTACTTTCGGCGACGACCCGCCGGAGTACAGCTTCCTCTCGTTTTTCGCGATGCTCTACTCCGCCGGCTTCGCCGCCGGGGTGGTGTTCTGGGGACCGACCGAGGCGCTGTTTTACTACGACAACCCCTCGCCGCTGTTCGACGTCTCAAGCCAGTCGGGCGCCGCGATGTCGATCGCGGTCCAGCAGACGCTCTTCCACTGGGCACTGCCCCAGCTCGCAGTGTTCACCATCATGGGGATCGCGATCGGCTACTTCGCGTACAACTACGAGAACGTCCCGTTGCGAGTCTCCTCGGCGCTCACGCCCATACTCGGGAAGGACAACCTGGACGGGCCGGCCGCGAAGGCGATCGACATCCTCGCCGTCTTCGCGACGATCGGCGGCGTGGCGACCTCGCTCGGCTTCATCGGCAGCCAGTTCGTCGAGGGGCTGAGCTTCCAGTGGGGGGTCGACCTCGGCGATACGGGGATCATCCTCGTCGTGACGACGATGACGTTGTTGTTCACGATCTCGATGGTGCTCGGCGTCGACAAGGGGATCCGCCGGCTCTCGAACTTCAACATGATCCTCTTCGGGATCCTGCTCGTCGCCACGCTGCTCGTCGGGCCGACGATCTTCCTCGTCCTGCTCGGCACGCAGGCGTTGGGCGGGATGATCTCGGATTTCGTCGCGATGAGCCTCTTCACCGGCGCCGGCGTCGAGGGCGGCACCGAGTGGGCGAACGCCTGGACCGTGTTCTACTGGGCGTGGGCGCTCTCGTGGTCGCCGTTCGCGGGGCTGTTCATCGCTCGGATCTCCCGCGGACGGACGGTGCGCGAGGTCGCGTTCACGGGCATCGTCGCGACCTCGGCGGCGACGATCCCGTGGTTCGTCTCGCTCGGCGGCACCGCGGTCTGGGCCCAGCACAACGACGTCGCCGACTTCACGGCCGTGATGGCCGGCGACGTCGGCGCGGAGGCGACCGGCTTCATCATGTTTGAGGCGTTCCCGCTCGGGACGGTCTTCATGGTCGCGTTCATGATCCTCGTCACCACGTTCTTCATCACTTCCGCGGACTCCTCGACGCTCGCCGTCTCGATGATGACCACCGGCGGGAAGGCGAAACCCTCGAACTTGAACCGGATCTTCTGGGGCGTAGTGCTCGGGATGACCGCCGCGATTCTCATGATCCTCGGCGGGGTCGACGCGCTCCAGTCGGCGGCGATCATCACCGGCGGACCGTTCGCGTTCGTCTGTTTCCTCGCGATGCTCGGGCTGATCAAGGAGTTCGGGTCGAGCTACGGACGGGTCCTCCTGCAGGACGAGACGGTACTCATCGGAAAGAGCAGGGAGCGCGCGCCGACCGACACGCTCCCGGGCGACGACGACTAG
- a CDS encoding HVO_2523 family zinc finger protein, with protein sequence MTGSEGSVGRPCPLCATPMERRHCKYLCPNHGVVYDCSDTFWI encoded by the coding sequence ATGACGGGTTCGGAGGGATCGGTCGGTCGACCCTGTCCGCTCTGTGCGACCCCGATGGAGCGCCGCCACTGCAAGTACCTCTGTCCGAACCACGGCGTCGTCTACGACTGCAGTGACACCTTCTGGATATAA
- a CDS encoding DUF5830 family protein, with product MDDRVALGVELLRRIEAESLTLAEAVDRIETITTDPHLTREILDRAAMAGLLDREEGIVRPERGAFVRFESEVVAKEGEFTCRRCGIGISTGHFIRLDAGEIGPFGSSCIRVVTGRESG from the coding sequence ATGGACGATCGGGTGGCCCTCGGGGTCGAGCTCCTCCGGCGGATCGAGGCGGAGTCGCTCACGCTCGCAGAGGCGGTCGATCGGATCGAGACGATCACCACCGATCCGCACCTCACACGCGAGATCCTCGACCGGGCCGCGATGGCGGGCTTGCTCGATCGAGAGGAGGGGATCGTCAGGCCGGAACGCGGTGCGTTCGTCCGCTTCGAGAGCGAGGTCGTCGCGAAGGAGGGGGAGTTCACCTGTCGACGCTGCGGGATCGGGATCTCGACCGGTCACTTCATCCGGCTGGACGCGGGCGAGATCGGCCCGTTCGGCTCCTCGTGTATCCGCGTCGTCACCGGCCGTGAGTCCGGCTGA
- a CDS encoding DUF7115 domain-containing protein, whose amino-acid sequence MDVPALVEDAIDPGEVVARIDLGGGDELFVQIEKTVLHRTEGLLSDESVEVVPHDAERVTVEEGRKKATIDVDCGIDGVHPLSVPASRVDDALHAMLSGVLATTGVIDPDERTVETFRFSELTVVVTTRRLLTHVGAAVWDEEAAVFDYERVTDLAFEEGSVATEVVLTHDGRRERFKAPNETARVLEERLTDALVTYHDVESIAEIDADAGAREEGGTTSTDPADPFDSALEPLNVDPPRLDDERAIERPAGGDDGDARSDERRDDDIESPPMARRTDEGADPTADEVEHAEFDRIEREGGSKDLESAGFEPAGTATEELAERIDALRRTAERQTAAIERQEALLERLIDELSRTHGR is encoded by the coding sequence ATGGATGTCCCAGCACTCGTCGAGGACGCGATCGACCCGGGTGAGGTGGTCGCCCGAATCGACCTCGGTGGCGGCGACGAACTGTTCGTGCAGATCGAGAAGACGGTCCTCCATCGGACGGAGGGCCTGCTCAGCGACGAGTCGGTCGAGGTGGTCCCCCACGACGCCGAGCGGGTCACGGTCGAAGAGGGACGCAAGAAGGCGACGATCGACGTAGACTGCGGAATCGACGGCGTCCACCCGCTTTCGGTCCCGGCCTCACGGGTCGACGATGCGCTCCACGCGATGCTCTCCGGCGTGCTCGCGACGACCGGCGTCATCGACCCCGACGAACGGACCGTCGAGACGTTCCGGTTTAGCGAACTCACCGTGGTCGTCACGACCCGTCGACTCCTCACCCACGTCGGAGCCGCGGTCTGGGACGAGGAGGCGGCGGTGTTCGACTACGAACGGGTCACCGACCTGGCGTTCGAGGAGGGGAGCGTGGCGACGGAGGTCGTGCTCACCCACGACGGCCGGAGGGAACGGTTCAAGGCCCCGAACGAGACCGCTCGAGTCCTCGAAGAGCGACTGACGGACGCTCTCGTCACCTACCACGACGTGGAGTCGATCGCGGAGATCGACGCAGACGCGGGAGCGAGAGAGGAGGGTGGGACGACGAGCACGGACCCGGCCGATCCGTTCGACTCGGCACTCGAACCGTTGAACGTCGACCCGCCTCGCCTCGACGACGAACGAGCGATCGAACGCCCTGCGGGAGGGGACGACGGGGACGCCCGGTCCGACGAACGGCGTGACGACGACATCGAGTCACCCCCGATGGCGCGGCGGACCGACGAGGGCGCCGACCCGACGGCTGACGAGGTCGAGCACGCGGAGTTCGACCGGATCGAGCGGGAGGGAGGGTCGAAAGACCTCGAGAGCGCGGGCTTCGAGCCGGCTGGCACCGCCACCGAGGAGCTCGCGGAACGGATCGACGCCCTCCGCCGGACGGCCGAACGACAGACGGCTGCGATCGAGCGCCAGGAAGCGCTCCTCGAACGGCTGATCGACGAACTCAGCCGGACTCACGGCCGGTGA
- a CDS encoding winged helix-turn-helix domain-containing protein → MGEPEPGSWRENTSGRERVRYVVELLEEATTVQEIANEADVSRTTAHDELRRLESDDWVLQTTVDGKQAYDLNPVRMLLDEITDLIGEYSREELEAKLTELKADEEELAEGYGVESLSEFREQLAEKDYSSEDLRERRNVIATWEALNTELGLVRHALQLYDDVVELSSLRTDTRSFA, encoded by the coding sequence ATGGGCGAGCCAGAACCGGGATCTTGGAGGGAAAATACGAGCGGACGGGAGCGAGTTCGTTACGTGGTCGAGCTGCTCGAAGAGGCAACGACGGTCCAAGAGATCGCGAACGAGGCAGACGTCTCACGAACGACTGCCCACGACGAACTCCGACGGCTGGAGAGTGACGACTGGGTGCTCCAGACGACCGTCGACGGAAAGCAAGCGTACGATCTCAACCCCGTGCGGATGCTCCTCGATGAGATCACAGACCTAATCGGAGAGTACTCCCGAGAGGAGCTCGAGGCCAAGTTGACTGAACTGAAGGCCGATGAAGAAGAATTGGCCGAGGGGTACGGCGTAGAGTCGCTCTCCGAGTTCCGGGAACAGCTGGCCGAGAAGGATTACTCATCGGAGGACCTACGCGAGCGAAGGAACGTGATCGCGACGTGGGAGGCGCTCAACACCGAACTCGGTCTCGTTAGGCATGCCCTCCAGCTCTACGACGACGTCGTCGAGCTCTCCTCACTACGGACTGATACCCGGTCGTTCGCCTGA
- a CDS encoding IS1595 family transposase, with amino-acid sequence MFPFELLSSEASAANLLQQVRWRDGLYCPRCQSESVIKHGSFREYQRYLCKDCDRTFNPKTGTIFAHAKIGLDKLLFAFYLLLRFNTSIRQLDAELDVSYRSLRRRVEQFARTLDAPAIDLVGPVEIDEVYVTAGLKGRERDSRSRSRGLSKRGRGSYAQDKPPVFTLVDRGSDQRYVVPAKSADESTVRLLLGDCEEESLTVYTDGFRAYDPLEEDENYQREAVIHSEGEYVDGDAHVNTCESHASLLRRWLSPHRGVSKDKLTPYLRAFQLRRRILRKPGQEALEEVVRTVL; translated from the coding sequence ATGTTCCCATTTGAATTGCTTAGCTCAGAGGCGAGCGCCGCGAACCTGCTACAGCAGGTTCGCTGGCGTGACGGCCTCTACTGCCCGCGCTGCCAGTCTGAGTCGGTGATCAAACACGGCAGCTTTCGAGAGTATCAGCGGTATCTCTGTAAGGATTGCGACCGCACGTTCAACCCAAAGACCGGCACGATCTTCGCGCACGCGAAGATCGGCCTCGATAAGCTCTTGTTCGCGTTCTACTTGTTGCTCCGGTTCAACACGAGTATCCGCCAACTTGACGCTGAACTTGACGTGTCGTATCGGTCGCTTCGGCGGCGCGTCGAGCAGTTCGCCAGAACGCTCGACGCGCCAGCCATCGATCTCGTGGGGCCCGTCGAAATCGACGAAGTCTACGTGACTGCGGGGTTGAAAGGCCGCGAGCGCGACTCCCGGTCGCGCTCGCGTGGGCTCTCGAAACGTGGTCGCGGAAGCTATGCTCAGGACAAGCCACCAGTGTTCACACTCGTTGATCGTGGTAGCGACCAGCGATACGTCGTCCCAGCGAAATCCGCTGATGAATCGACCGTTCGACTCCTCCTCGGCGACTGCGAGGAGGAGTCGCTCACTGTCTACACTGACGGATTTCGAGCATACGATCCACTCGAAGAGGACGAGAACTACCAGCGAGAAGCCGTGATTCATAGCGAGGGCGAATATGTCGATGGAGACGCACACGTGAACACCTGCGAGAGCCACGCGTCGCTTCTGCGACGGTGGCTCTCGCCCCATCGGGGCGTCTCAAAAGACAAGCTCACACCGTATCTCAGAGCGTTCCAGCTTCGCCGAAGAATCTTACGAAAACCCGGTCAAGAAGCTCTCGAAGAGGTCGTTCGAACTGTACTCTGA
- a CDS encoding succinylglutamate desuccinylase/aspartoacylase family protein: MFDSPGDSEEKQRVEAGEKRQFEYEVGENYLDQPVKIPITIINSEQSGPRLFLTAAVHGDEINGVKVIQRVTNQYDPTDIHGTLVCIHVVNVPGYRTEQRYLPIYGRDLNRSFPGLADGSEASRMAQMIYNQFLEQCDMGIDFHTSTRNKLTLMHARADMDNEGVSRLVRGFGSELILTGAGTEGSLRRECTENGIPTATIEMGEADRFQPVLIQRAVNGVQNVMAAFDLLPETKPRSPTFEKVLNSEGEKTWLRADTGGLVDMKWGPHPIVDEGETVCVISDHFGEEKHVIVAPYPGLLIGILANPRVLPGRPLIHLVKLSEDERDAAVSTFEEIGFQALRTFHWMGERSDEIVEATLKSSKDESESDEKENDSL, encoded by the coding sequence ATCTTCGATTCACCAGGCGATTCAGAGGAGAAACAACGAGTGGAGGCAGGAGAGAAACGACAGTTCGAGTATGAAGTCGGCGAAAATTATCTGGACCAACCGGTCAAGATCCCCATCACGATCATTAATAGCGAGCAGTCTGGACCACGGCTTTTTCTCACTGCTGCGGTTCACGGTGACGAAATAAATGGAGTGAAAGTTATTCAACGGGTCACGAATCAGTACGATCCGACTGACATTCACGGGACTCTTGTCTGTATTCACGTAGTTAACGTGCCCGGCTACCGAACGGAACAGCGGTATCTGCCGATATACGGCCGAGATTTGAACCGATCATTCCCGGGCTTAGCAGACGGGTCAGAGGCGTCGCGGATGGCACAGATGATTTACAACCAGTTCCTGGAACAGTGTGATATGGGCATAGATTTCCACACGTCAACCCGAAATAAGTTGACATTGATGCATGCACGAGCGGACATGGACAATGAGGGTGTGAGTCGTCTTGTCCGCGGGTTCGGTTCCGAACTGATACTGACCGGTGCCGGTACTGAGGGATCATTACGGCGGGAATGCACAGAGAACGGAATTCCGACAGCCACAATCGAGATGGGTGAAGCAGATCGATTCCAGCCTGTATTGATTCAGCGAGCGGTGAATGGGGTTCAGAACGTCATGGCAGCGTTTGATCTATTGCCCGAGACGAAACCCCGGTCACCGACGTTCGAGAAGGTGCTTAATAGTGAGGGTGAGAAAACGTGGCTTCGCGCAGACACTGGCGGACTTGTGGACATGAAGTGGGGACCACATCCTATCGTTGACGAAGGGGAGACAGTATGTGTGATCTCGGATCACTTCGGAGAAGAAAAACACGTTATTGTGGCGCCATATCCGGGGCTGCTCATTGGAATTCTGGCCAATCCACGGGTTCTACCCGGTCGGCCACTAATACACTTGGTCAAACTCTCCGAAGACGAACGTGACGCAGCCGTGTCCACATTCGAGGAAATCGGATTCCAAGCACTGCGGACCTTTCACTGGATGGGAGAGAGGAGTGATGAGATCGTTGAAGCGACCCTCAAGTCCAGTAAAGATGAATCAGAAAGCGACGAAAAGGAAAATGACTCGTTATAA
- a CDS encoding ATP-binding protein — MKRFVNREDELSRLRGCYESDDAEMVVLFGRRRLGKTQLVQHSLSDRDDAVVYQATETTSQIQLDEFVDTASENFPSITQIKQNWESLLGYLGDHNGIVILDEFPYLIDADESLPSVTQRLWDQRFQNTSGTLILVGSSISMMEEATLLGNSPLYGRFTERLDLRPLAFSAAQKFMPDDYSPEERIFTWGIFGGVPYYLDGIDLNKNLGTVLTDELLSQKGYLHNEPEYVLRTELRDPNRYFAILTAIAAGKTTSNEIAQAVGIDGKQISTYTQKLERLRLIEREVPITEEKAKSRRGRYRILDPLFRFWFRFVYGKETRYERLGEDAYEAVIEPELPDFVSQEFETLCQDALPNLYPEKTFLDIGRWWYKEHEVDVVGFTTDGTMVVGECKFTNAPLDYGALASLEDHAGEIRWTPDTGDSDTEYAVFTRSGATQSVQEAVSEREDLRSFELADVTQHA, encoded by the coding sequence ATGAAGCGCTTCGTGAACCGGGAAGACGAACTCTCACGGCTACGCGGGTGCTACGAATCCGACGATGCCGAAATGGTCGTCCTTTTCGGTCGACGACGCCTTGGGAAGACACAGCTCGTACAGCACTCGTTGTCCGACCGCGACGATGCAGTCGTCTATCAGGCAACAGAAACCACCTCTCAGATACAACTCGACGAGTTCGTCGATACCGCGTCCGAGAATTTCCCCAGCATCACGCAGATCAAACAAAACTGGGAATCGCTGCTCGGGTACCTCGGCGACCACAACGGCATTGTGATCCTCGACGAATTCCCCTACCTCATTGACGCTGATGAGAGCCTCCCGTCGGTAACTCAGCGGTTGTGGGACCAGCGGTTCCAGAACACCTCGGGAACGCTCATTCTGGTCGGGTCGTCGATCAGTATGATGGAAGAAGCAACGCTTCTCGGGAACAGTCCTCTATACGGGCGGTTCACAGAAAGACTCGACCTCCGCCCCCTGGCCTTCTCCGCTGCACAGAAGTTCATGCCAGACGACTACTCACCTGAGGAGCGGATCTTCACGTGGGGGATCTTCGGTGGCGTCCCGTACTACCTCGATGGCATCGATCTCAACAAAAACCTCGGAACAGTCCTAACCGACGAACTGCTTTCGCAGAAGGGGTATCTCCATAACGAACCGGAGTACGTGCTCCGAACCGAACTCAGGGACCCGAATCGGTATTTTGCGATCCTCACCGCGATTGCCGCGGGAAAGACGACGTCGAACGAGATCGCCCAAGCAGTGGGGATCGACGGGAAGCAGATTTCGACGTACACCCAGAAGTTAGAACGGTTGCGACTCATCGAGCGTGAGGTCCCGATCACCGAAGAGAAAGCCAAGTCACGCCGCGGGCGCTACCGAATCCTCGATCCCCTGTTCCGCTTCTGGTTCCGTTTCGTCTACGGCAAGGAAACTCGATACGAACGGCTGGGTGAGGATGCGTACGAGGCGGTCATCGAACCAGAGCTTCCCGATTTCGTTAGTCAGGAGTTCGAGACCCTGTGTCAGGATGCGCTTCCGAACCTCTACCCGGAAAAGACGTTCCTCGACATCGGCCGATGGTGGTACAAGGAACACGAAGTTGACGTGGTTGGATTCACCACAGACGGAACCATGGTGGTAGGAGAATGCAAGTTCACCAACGCGCCTCTCGACTATGGTGCTCTCGCCTCGCTCGAAGACCATGCTGGCGAAATCCGCTGGACGCCAGATACCGGTGACAGTGACACAGAATATGCGGTATTCACACGAAGCGGCGCAACACAGTCAGTTCAGGAGGCTGTGTCTGAGCGGGAAGACCTGCGATCATTCGAACTAGCTGACGTCACACAACACGCTTGA